The nucleotide sequence AGCGCAGTGATAGGGGAGGGGACTCTACTGACTGACAACATTGGACAGAAATTATTTCGTTGATCAACAGCGGCCCTTAGAGTCCAAAACCCCAGATAACATGAACAATTTAGAACTGTGTAGAAATGATGAAATACTTTACAGCACTACTTGTTTTACAAATAGGTAGTTAAACACCGTGCTAGGTGCAACATATTTGAATACAACTTTCATGTAGTACAATACTTTGACCAGCGGGGAAAATAGTATGATTTGATACTGAAACATGTCACCCAAAAAAACATTCCGTGCATTAAAAACATTCCCATGGGTCCGCTCTTTAAGCACTAAACAATACAGTGAGATAACCGAGTCATTTTCTTGCGATCAACACCGATCCAACTGATTCTACGGGCACACTACAGCAAAGTAAATGTTGATCAAGCAGGACAAGGGATAGCACACTGTGTGAGAGAGGGGAGCAACCCCCTCCTCACCACCACAGAAGTGGCGCTGTCCACCTCGAGTGATGCTGAAATGAACTTACCACATGCAGTCTTACTGAGTACAATGTCACCTTTTACAAACTCAAACAGCGTGCATACTATAAAAGCCAAGACTAACCAAAAATGATTTAAGCTTATAATGTTGACCAAAGAGATATGGCATTACGTAACCTAAAGACAGGAGAGCACAATAGCTGATCGGGTTAAAAAGGAAACATTGGAGAGATGAATTACGACACAAGGTACTATATTATTTCAACTCACTTCTAGTGGAGAGTCTGTTTCATCCAGGGTGTTATTTTCACTCTGCATCCGCTGCATTGTCCCTGTAGAACTGGGGTCCATTATCAGTACGTTCTGACTACAGGGTCTGACGAACTTACAGTCACTCTTTCTGGAGTCAGTCGTCCTGCACACCTCGTAATTGTACACGTGCTGTAGAGTTCCTGTCCCCAAAGTATCTGCGTAGCGCGGTGGATAATACGGAATAACCGGGAGATTGGAATGATAGAGGATGCGAGACTGTCTCCATCTGTATATTTTCACTGATATAATAACCACTAAACATGTGATGAACAGAAATGAGACTACAGCCAAAGCCAAGACTAAGTAAAAAGTCAGGTTGTCATTGTACTCCTTGTCGTGCGTAAAGTCAGTGAACTCCGAGAGCACTTCAGGGAAGCTGTCCGCCACCGCTACGTTAACATTGACTGTAGCTGAACGAGAGGGCTGCCCGTTGTCCTCCACTACAACAGTGAGCCTTTGTTTCACAGCATCTTTATCATTGACTTGGCGTATAGTTCTTATTTCTCCATTCTGTAAGCCCACTTCAAACAGCGCTCTGTCTGTCCCTTTCTGCAGTTTATACGAGAGCCAGGCATTCTGTCCAGAGTCCACATCAACAGCCACCACTTTAGAGACAAGATAGCCCACATCTGCTGAACGAGGCACCATTTCAGCCACCAGAGAGCTGCTAGTCTGAACTGGGTACAGAACCTGAGGCGCGTTGTCATTCTGGTCCTGGATCATTATTTTCACAGTCACATTGCTACTGAGTGGAGGGGAGCCTCCATCCTGCGCTTTAACAACCACTGTAAGCTGTTTGATTTGTTCATAATCAAAGGAACGAACCGCATGTAAAACTCCAGTTTCAGAGTTAATAGATATATAAGTAGAGACTGGAGTTCCACTGATCTGCGTGTCCTCCAAGAGGTACGAGATTCTAGCGTTCTGATTCCAGTCAGAGTCCCGCGCGCTGACAGTAAATATGGACATTCCAGGAGAGTTATTCTCTGTGACGTAAGCAGAGTATATGTGCTGGTGAAACAATGGGGCGTTGTCATTTACGTCAGAGATTCTAAGGTGTAATGTCCTGGTGCTAGAGAGTGGAGGCGAACCAGAATCTGTCGCTGTTATGGTGATGTTGTATTCTGGTGTCGTTTCTCTGTCTAAAGCTACGTCTGAGATCAAATTATAATAACTACTTAACGACGACTGAATTTTAAATGGAAGGTTAGTATTTATAGAGCATGTAATCTGTCCGTTTCTCTCTGAATCAGCATCTTTAACATTTATTATAGCAATAGTGGTGCCAGGAGGAGCATCTTCAGACACAGGGCTGGAGAAGGACATGACGTTTATAACTGGTGCGTTGTCATTAACATCAACAACTTCAATGACAACTTTACTGGAGTCTGTTAAACCACCCTGATCCTTTGCTTCTACCCTGATCTCATATTTATTATCTTTCTCATAATCTATCTGACCGGAAACAGAAATGGTCCCAGTCGCCATATCAATGTGAAATATGTCAACTGTATTCCCTTTCAATTTCGACAAATAGTAAGATATATGTCCATTTGATCCACTGTCTGCATCGCTGGCATTTACGGTTGTGATATAAGTGCCTTTTGGAGCGTCTTCCATCACAGTAGCCCTGTAAAGTGACTGGTTAAACACAGGCGCATTGTCATTGACATCTAAGACAGTGATCTCTATATTTACTGTGCCAGATCTCTGCGGGTTTCCACCGTCTACAGCGATTAGCTTTAAAGAGAGACGAGGATGCTCCTCTCTGTCTAACGGTTTCTGGAGGACCATCTCTGCATATTTACTACCGTCCGGATTCGCATGTTGTTTCAGAATGAAATGATCATTTGTGGTTAAAATATAATTCTGAAGGGCGTTGAGGCCTACGTCGGGATCCACTGCACTCTCTAGCAGAAATCGCGCACCAACATTAGCCGATTCACTGATTTCAAATGGTATATTTTGTATTGGAAAAGCAGGAGCATGGTCATTTACATCCAATACTTCTACAGTCACGCGATGAAGCTCCATTGGATTTTCTAGAATAATTTCGAAGCTGAAACTACACGGCGTCACGTCGCCACAAAGCTCCTCTCGGTCTATTCTCTCACTCACGACTAGAATCCCTTTGTCTGTCTGTAGCTCTGTGTACTGAATGCTTTCTCCCGTCACGATACGGGCCCGACCCGCTCGGAGCCTTTTCAAATCTAACCCCAGGTCTTGAGCTACGTTACCGATAAGAGAACCTTTCTTCATCTCCTCCGGAATGGAATAGCGGATTTGGCCACTGACAATATGACTGAAATACAGGAGTAAAATAAATACTTGCCACCGCAGTCCACAACACAAATGCCATTTTATGCATTTAGGCTGAAGGAATCCTTCCAATGCCATAGCCAACAATGAAGAAATCCAATACAAATATTCCGTATAATGGATCCTCAGATACCGCCAACAAACAGAAGAGTAATATTCAACGTAATTTTTCAATACAGCCTATTTTCGTGTCCCCTTTGTTTATCGGTAACATGTATGGATCAGAGCGATGTTGTCTCTGTCTCGCCCCGCCTCATATGAAGCGCAGTCTCCCCCTCGCCTCTGTTTGAGCGCATTGATAGGGGAGGGGACTCTACTGACTGACAACACTGGACAGAAATGATTTCACTGATCAACAGCGGCCCTCAGAGTCCAACATATTTACATCAAAAACCTTTCGGAAATAATTTAACACAGTACAGGATTATTTCCTTTCCAAAATGATCCATATACAAACCACTAGCTAAACACTTCACGTTCTGCAATCTAAATAAATTAACGTTCATAACTACAATTATATGACAATTCTATAGCCTACTAAAGAATACCACTATCCCATCAAACTCAGATTGGATCGTGCATAACAATTACTCCATGGAATAGTCTTCCAAACCATGCCTCAACATTACAAACCAATACCTATGCATGTTGAAAGTAATATGCTTCGTAAAGGCTAAAATCTATAGCGACATTTGGTCAATAGACAGCGGTAAGAACCAGGGATAATACACAGTGTGAGAGAGCGAAGCAGCCCTCTGCTCCTATAAAGACAGAAGTGTCGCTGTCCACACAGGTTGGTGCTGAAGCAACATTGCAGCACTACAGAGTTACAAATAAATCACAAGCACTAACGCTCAGTTCGAAATAggctacatttctaaaaacacagcacacatacaACACGAAACTAAAACATTTTATAGGTTACTAAAACAATACTTAATCATTGATTTACTGCTATaaaatagagaagagagagaacccAACTTCTGAGATACCGATAAAAAAGAGTAAGGAATCAGGGTAAAACAGTTGAGAAAAAGTTATACAAACAAACATATTGTAAATATGTACTCCAAGAAAATGAGCTACGTTATTTAAACTCCAATAAACTCACCTCAAGTGGAGAGTCTGGTTCATCCAGGATGTTATTTTCGCTCTGCATCCGCTGCATCGTCCCTGTAGAACTGGGGTCCATTATCAGAACGTTCTGACTACAGGGTCTGACGAACTTACAGTCACTCTTTCTGGAGTCAGTCGTCCTGCACACCTCGTAATTGTACACGTGCTGTAGAGTTCCTGCCCCCAAAGTGTCTGCGTAACGCGGTGGATAATACGGAATAACAGGGAGATTGGAATGATAGAGGACGCGAGACTGTCTCCATCTGTATATTTTCACTGATATAATAACCACTAAACATGTGATGAACAGAAATGAAACTACAGCCAAAGCCAAGACTAAGTAAAAAGTCAGGTTGTCATTGTACTCCTTGTCGTGCGTAACGTCAGTGAACTCCGAGAGCACTTCAGGGAAGCTGTCCGCCACCGCCACGTTAACATTGACTGTAGCTGAACGAGAGGGCTGCCCGTTGTCCTCCACTACAACAGTGAGCCTTTGTTTCACAGCATCTTTATCAGTGACTTGGCGTATAGTTCTTATTTCTCCATTCTGTAAACCCACTTCAAACAGCGCCCTGTCTGTCGCTTTCTGCAGTTTATACGAGAGCCAGGCATTCTGTCCAGAGTCCACATCAACAGCCACCACTTTAGTTACAAGATAGCCCACGTCTGCTGAACGAGGCACCAATTCAGCCACCAGAGAGTTACTAGTCTGGACTGGGTACAGAACCTGAGGCGTGTTGTCGTTCTGGTCAAGGATGCTGATTTTGACTGTGGCATTGCTGCTGAGAGGCGGGGAGCCTCCATCTTGAGCTTTAATATAAATCTCAAGCGATTTAGTTTGCTCATAATCGAAGGAGCGCACCGCTTGGATGGCACCTGTCTCTGCATTAACAGAGATGTAGGACGATATCGGATTCCCATTAAATTGAGAATCTATGAGCACGTAGGACATGCGTGCGTTCTGACCCCAATCTGAGTCGTGAGCCTTCACAGAAAACACTGACACCGCCGGAACGTTGTTTTCCATCACAGTGGCAGAGTATAAGCTCTGCTCAAAAACGGGCGCATTGTCATTAACGTCTGAGATTCTCAGTGTGATGGTTTTGCTGGCCGAGAGGGGCTGGGTACCCACATCTACAGCGGTGAATGTAATGTTATATTCGGCATTACGCTCTCTGTCCAAAACACCATCTGTCACAAGGGTGTAATAGCTCTTTAGAGACGACTGGATGGCAAACGGGATCTTGGTATTTATCGAACATTCTACCTTACCGTTTTTACCAGAATCTATGTCTTTGACATTTATTATAGCCACGGTTGTGCCACTGATCGAATCTTCAGATATTGGACTCGAGAATGACGTTAGTGTAATCAAGGGGACATTGTCATTCACATCAATAACGTCAATAATTACTTTTGTGGAGTCCATTTGTCCTCCTTGGTCTTTAGCCTGTAAACCGAGTTCATATTGCTTATTCTTTTCATAATCAATTTGGCCAGTAACTGTTATTTTGCCTGTATTTTCATCTAAAGAAAATAATTCTGCGACGTCAGGAGGTACACGAGCGAAATGGTAAGTGACATGACCGTATGGGCCCTCATCTGCGTCAGTGGCACTTACAGTAGTCACTACAGTGCCTGTGGCTGCATTTTCGGTTACCGACGCTTTAAAAATCGGATGCATAAAAATGGGGCCATTATCATTGGCATCAAGCACAGTTATGTGTATTTTAAGTGCTCCAGATCTCTGCGGGTCCCCACCGTCCACAGCAGTCAAGGTGAGAAGCAGGTTATCCCTTTTCTCTCGGTCTAAAGGCGCAAACAGATACATCTCCACATATTTGCTGCCATCGGGACCAGTCTGGATTTTAATGCTGAAATGATCGGTAGGGTGCAAGGTGTAGCCTTGCAGTGTATTGATACCGACATCTGGGTCTGTCGCACTCTCCTGTAATATCCTCGTACCCGGCAGAGTAGACTCTGAGATTTCTATTTTAATTTTTCTTTCAGTAAAGAAGGGCGCGTTGTCGTTAACATCTAGTATTTCCACCAAAATGCTAAGCAGCTGCATAGGATTCATCATAATCATCTCGAAGCTCAAGCTGCAGGGCGATGTCTGCCCGCATAGCTGCTCCCTGTCTATCCTCTCTCCTACGACCAGTGTCCCTTTGTCTACATCCAACCTGATATACTCGCTGCTATCGCCGCTAACAATGCGAGCGCCACCCGATTTCATTCGTTTAGCGTTAATTCCTAAATCCTCCGCCACATTTCCAACAAACGAGCCCTTTCTCATCTCCTCATGGATAGAATAACGAATCTGCCCATGAATAATCTGGGCGAGGAAAACAAGAATAAAGGCCTGTACTTGCCGTTTAAGCGAGCCTCCATTTCTGGCAGAACCCGTGGCCTCAAACCAAATCATCGAATTCCACATGGTAAAATGTCAAATAAGACCAGACAAGCTATATCCAAATTCGATTAAACACAACTGGTCACTGTTGAAACTCTAAGCTAGAATCAATCAATGTAAAAGCTCATGTCGACAAAAAAAGGATAGTGAAAAAAAGAGCGCATTCGTGCTGAGCCCTCACTCTCTGACATCCTGAGGGAATATGGGAGGTACTGAGGAGGGTACAGCAGTGTTCACATCGGTTCATATGATTTTAAGACCAACAGCGGCCCGCAGAGTCCGACATGAAAATAGTTGGTAGTCACTCAATATAAAGACGTGAGAAACGCATGCAATCATATTCTCTAAATTATCAACGACACAATTACTTCAAGTATTACAAACAACGAAACAGTTATTTGAAGGAGAAAGACCACAACGGGAAAGATGATGTAAACGGCACACATCACTTTACGAATTATCCTTCAAACCATGATTAATAACCTGGTTCAAAACACCAGGAGCACAATACCAGCATAACACCTTTCACCCATACCACCAGACGACGTTATGTGACATTTCAACATTCTCTGATGTTTTACTATCAGACTTTGGACATATTGATGAGATGTATTTCAATGCAATATGCTATAAGTTAAACTCATTAAACTCACCTCTAATGGAGAGTCTAGTTCATCCAGGATGTTCTGTTCACTCTGCATCCGCTGTATCGTCCCTGTAGAACTGGGGTCCATTATCAATACGTTCTGACTACAGGGTCTGACGAACTTACAGTCACTCTTTCTGGAGTCAGTCGTCCTGCACACCTCGTAATTGTACACGTGCTGTAGAGTTCCTGTCCCCAAAGTGTCTGCGTAACGCGGTGGATAATACGGAATAACCGGGAGATTGGAATGATAGAGGATGCGAGACTGTCTCCATCTGTATATTTTCACTGATATAATAACCACTAAACATGTGATGAACAGAAATGAGACTACAGCCAAAGCCAAGACTAAGTAAAAAGTCAGGTTGTCATTGTACTCCTTGTCGTGCGTAAAGTCAGTGAACTCCGAGAGCACTTCAGGGAAGCTGTCCGCCACCGCCACGTTAACATTGACTGTAGCTGAACGAGAGGGCTGCCCGTTGTCCTCCACTACAACAGTGAGCCTTTGTTTCACAGCATCTTTATCAGTTACTTGGCGTATAGTTCTTATTTCTCCATTCTGTAAGCCCACTTCAAACAGCGCCCTGTCTGTCGCTTTCTGCAGTTTATAGGAGAGCCAGGCATTCTGTCCAGAGTCCACATCAACAGCCACCACTTTAGTGACAAGATAGC is from Salvelinus namaycush isolate Seneca chromosome 17, SaNama_1.0, whole genome shotgun sequence and encodes:
- the LOC120061911 gene encoding protocadherin beta-16-like, which gives rise to MHSHIVSGQIRYSIPEEMKKGSLIGNVAQDLGLDLKRLRAGRARIVTGESIQYTELQTDKGILVVSERIDREELCGDVTPCSFSFEIILENPMELHPVKIMIQDQNDNAPQVLYPVQTSSSLVAEMVPRSADVGYLVSKVVAVDVDSGQNAWLSYKLQKGTDRALFEVGLQNGEIRTIRQVNDKDAVKQRLTVVVEDNGQPSRSATVNVNVAVADSFPEVLSEFTDFTHDKEYNDNLTFYLVLALAVVSFLFITCLVVIISVKIYRWRQSRILYHSNLPVIPYYPPRYADTLGTGTLQHVYNYEVCRTTDSRKSDCKFVRPCSQNVLIMDPSSTGTMQRMQSENNTLDETDSPLEVS
- the LOC120061912 gene encoding protocadherin gamma-A5-like yields the protein MIWFEATGSARNGGSLKRQVQAFILVFLAQIIHGQIRYSIHEEMRKGSFVGNVAEDLGINAKRMKSGGARIVSGDSSEYIRLDVDKGTLVVGERIDREQLCGQTSPCSLSFEMIMMNPMQLLSILVEILDVNDNAPFFTERKIKIEISESTLPGTRILQESATDPDVGINTLQGYTLHPTDHFSIKIQTGPDGSKYVEMYLFAPLDREKRDNLLLTLTAVDGGDPQRSGALKIHITVLDANDNGPIFMHPIFKASVTENAATGTVVTTVSATDADEGPYGHVTYHFARVPPDVAELFSLDENTGKITVTGQIDYEKNKQYELGLQAKDQGGQMDSTKVIIDVIDVNDNVPLITLTSFSSPISEDSISGTTVAIINVKDIDSGKNGKVECSINTKIPFAIQSSLKSYYTLVTDGVLDRERNAEYNITFTAVDVGTQPLSASKTITLRISDVNDNAPVFEQSLYSATVMENNVPAVSVFSVKAHDSDWGQNARMSYVLIDSQFNGNPISSYISVNAETGAIQAVRSFDYEQTKSLEIYIKAQDGGSPPLSSNATVKISILDQNDNTPQVLYPVQTSNSLVAELVPRSADVGYLVTKVVAVDVDSGQNAWLSYKLQKATDRALFEVGLQNGEIRTIRQVTDKDAVKQRLTVVVEDNGQPSRSATVNVNVAVADSFPEVLSEFTDVTHDKEYNDNLTFYLVLALAVVSFLFITCLVVIISVKIYRWRQSRVLYHSNLPVIPYYPPRYADTLGAGTLQHVYNYEVCRTTDSRKSDCKFVRPCSQNVLIMDPSSTGTMQRMQSENNILDEPDSPLEVSLLEFK
- the LOC120061913 gene encoding protocadherin beta-16-like, whose product is MDSVTGQARYSIPEEQSEGSIVGNIGRDLGLEVKRLVSGKARIITKGARQYVDLNRDKGLLVVKERIDREELCGQTTPCSFSFELIIENPIQLYRVTIFLQDQNDNAPQVLYPVQTSSSLVAEMVPRSADVGYLVTKVVAVDVDSGQNAWLSYKLQKATDRALFEVGLQNGEIRTIRQVTDKDAVKQRLTVVVEDNGQPSRSATVNVNVAVADSFPEVLSEFTDFTHDKEYNDNLTFYLVLALAVVSFLFITCLVVIISVKIYRWRQSRILYHSNLPVIPYYPPRYADTLGTGTLQHVYNYEVCRTTDSRKSDCKFVRPCSQNVLIMDPSSTGTIQRMQSEQNILDELDSPLEDVRE